A region of Campylobacter concisus DNA encodes the following proteins:
- a CDS encoding flagellin — translation MKLGTYTANQASGNYYLDQAKNSEKKALNAISANSEIKASGANLQIAESLLSQTNVLNEGLANANDMIGMLQIADSTLLNLSKSTDRIGELSSKLTNPTLSANEQKGIKGEINALRNAMNDSVKEAKFNGKNVFDAELGFFTGESTKNINLGTNALLNVKDDGSNTGEILKNINSLRSEIGSTQNAVFRGINALAARSVANANSVENLDSSDIAKSLEENLQANLKLHAASLAKAHDTTSLAAKLDKLLAE, via the coding sequence ATGAAGTTAGGAACTTATACTGCAAACCAGGCTTCAGGAAACTATTATTTAGATCAAGCAAAAAATAGCGAAAAGAAAGCGCTAAATGCTATCTCTGCAAACAGCGAGATCAAAGCTTCAGGTGCAAATTTACAAATCGCAGAGAGTTTGCTTTCACAAACAAATGTCTTGAACGAAGGTTTGGCAAATGCAAACGATATGATCGGTATGCTTCAAATCGCTGATTCAACGCTTTTAAATTTAAGTAAAAGTACGGATAGAATAGGCGAGCTTTCAAGTAAGCTTACAAATCCTACTCTCTCAGCAAATGAACAAAAAGGCATAAAGGGCGAAATCAACGCACTAAGAAATGCTATGAATGATAGCGTAAAAGAGGCTAAATTTAACGGCAAAAACGTATTTGATGCTGAGCTTGGATTTTTTACAGGTGAGAGCACAAAAAATATAAATTTGGGCACAAATGCTCTTTTAAATGTAAAAGATGACGGCTCAAATACAGGTGAAATTTTAAAAAATATAAATTCACTTCGTTCAGAGATCGGATCAACACAAAATGCTGTATTTAGAGGCATAAATGCTCTAGCCGCAAGAAGTGTGGCAAATGCTAATAGCGTAGAAAATCTTGATAGTAGCGACATCGCAAAGAGCTTGGAAGAAAATTTACAAGCAAATTTAAAACTTCATGCTGCGAGCTTAGCTAAAGCCCATGACACTACGAGTTTGGCCGCAAAACTAGATAAACTTCTAGCTGAATAA
- the hisD gene encoding histidinol dehydrogenase, with translation MKFLHSSDTDFESKFLQLVKRSDNDMSAVMPVVAGIIDEIRKDGDSALFAQIAKFDKFSVTSKNDIIIDVKEMEAAYNSLDNALRVALNLAHDRIKSYHERTRPSDWTYKDEHDILLGAKYTAVDRAGLYIPGGKAAYPSSLLMNAIPAIVAGVKEIVVCTPAPNGKVNTLLLAAMHLCGIKTAFKVGGASAIAAMAYGTETVPKVDVITGPGNIYVATAKKLVYGDVNIDMIAGPSEIGVIADDSADPRHIAIDMLSQAEHDEIASAFLITPVEAFARAVQRHIEDELKTLKREPIASASIRNKAAIIVAKDIKECFALMNELAVEHLEIATNDALSYIDDVTHAGAIFFGHFTPEAMGDYIAGPNHTLPTGGSARFYSPLGVENFMKRSSIISVSRKGIMHLGKSCMQLAEAEGLTAHKKSVAVRLEE, from the coding sequence ATGAAGTTTTTACACAGCAGCGATACTGATTTTGAGAGTAAATTTTTACAGCTTGTTAAACGAAGTGATAATGATATGAGCGCTGTAATGCCAGTGGTTGCGGGCATAATAGATGAGATAAGAAAAGATGGCGATAGTGCACTTTTTGCGCAGATAGCTAAATTTGATAAATTTAGCGTTACAAGTAAAAACGACATAATAATCGACGTTAAAGAGATGGAGGCTGCCTATAATTCGCTAGATAATGCTTTAAGAGTAGCTTTAAATTTAGCTCACGATAGGATAAAAAGCTATCATGAGCGTACAAGGCCAAGTGACTGGACATATAAAGATGAACACGACATCTTACTAGGTGCAAAATACACAGCGGTTGACCGTGCAGGCCTTTATATCCCAGGTGGCAAAGCGGCTTATCCTAGCTCGCTTCTTATGAATGCGATCCCAGCGATCGTAGCTGGAGTAAAAGAGATCGTAGTGTGCACTCCAGCGCCAAATGGCAAGGTAAATACCTTACTTCTTGCGGCAATGCACCTTTGTGGCATAAAGACAGCCTTTAAAGTAGGCGGCGCAAGTGCGATCGCAGCGATGGCATATGGAACCGAAACGGTGCCAAAAGTTGATGTCATCACAGGACCTGGCAATATCTACGTAGCGACTGCTAAAAAGCTAGTTTATGGTGATGTAAATATCGATATGATCGCTGGCCCAAGCGAGATAGGCGTCATCGCTGATGATAGTGCCGATCCTCGCCACATAGCTATTGATATGCTCTCTCAAGCTGAGCATGACGAGATCGCAAGTGCCTTTTTGATAACGCCAGTAGAAGCTTTCGCAAGGGCAGTACAAAGACACATCGAAGATGAGCTAAAGACACTAAAACGTGAGCCAATCGCAAGTGCAAGCATAAGAAATAAAGCTGCAATAATAGTGGCAAAAGATATAAAAGAGTGTTTTGCTCTCATGAATGAGCTTGCTGTTGAGCACCTAGAGATCGCTACAAATGATGCTTTAAGTTATATTGATGATGTGACTCATGCGGGCGCTATATTTTTTGGACACTTTACACCTGAAGCAATGGGAGATTACATCGCTGGACCAAATCACACATTGCCAACTGGCGGAAGTGCGAGATTTTACTCACCACTTGGAGTTGAAAATTTTATGAAGCGAAGTTCAATCATTTCGGTGAGTAGAAAAGGTATCATGCATCTTGGCAAATCATGTATGCAGCTAGCTGAAGCTGAAGGACTAACTGCTCATAAAAAATCAGTCGCAGTGAGGCTAGAAGAGTAA
- a CDS encoding pyridoxal-phosphate dependent enzyme: MIDKIRLRGREFWLLRDDLLGEFNGNKARKLEYFLKANLGGTQAIVSHGSSQSNAMYSLSLFAKLKGLKFYYVVSHLSSNLEQDPVGNFKFALENGMEIFIKDEREKFAKELAKSKNALFINEGVAQSEAELGFITQANEINEWSKKSGIKPDIFLPSGTGTSACYLAKYTDLSVYTSPCVGDSDYLKKQIYELDKNSKVQILNPPKKYHFGNLYPELYEIWLEVCKSGVEFDLVYDPVGFITLFANLDRLGSEILYIHQGGILGNITQKQRYERKLKIKDNR; this comes from the coding sequence GTGATTGATAAAATTCGCTTAAGAGGGCGAGAATTTTGGCTTTTAAGAGATGATCTGCTAGGCGAGTTTAACGGCAACAAAGCAAGAAAACTAGAGTATTTTCTAAAGGCTAATCTTGGTGGCACTCAGGCCATCGTATCTCACGGTTCAAGCCAGTCAAATGCGATGTATAGCCTAAGTCTTTTTGCTAAGCTAAAGGGGCTTAAATTTTACTACGTCGTCTCTCATCTAAGCTCAAATTTAGAGCAAGATCCAGTTGGAAATTTCAAATTTGCACTTGAAAATGGCATGGAAATTTTTATAAAAGATGAGCGTGAGAAATTTGCTAAAGAGCTAGCAAAGAGCAAAAATGCACTTTTTATAAACGAGGGCGTGGCGCAGAGTGAGGCTGAGCTTGGCTTTATCACGCAGGCAAATGAGATAAATGAGTGGAGCAAAAAAAGTGGTATAAAGCCTGATATATTTTTGCCTTCTGGTACAGGTACTAGTGCTTGCTACCTGGCAAAGTACACTGATCTTAGCGTTTATACTTCTCCTTGTGTAGGGGATAGTGACTATCTAAAAAAGCAAATTTATGAGCTAGACAAAAATAGCAAGGTGCAAATTTTAAATCCCCCAAAGAAGTATCATTTTGGAAATTTATACCCAGAGCTTTATGAAATTTGGCTAGAGGTTTGCAAAAGTGGCGTGGAATTTGACCTAGTATACGACCCTGTTGGCTTTATCACGCTTTTTGCAAATTTAGATAGGCTTGGGAGTGAAATTTTATATATCCATCAGGGCGGAATTTTAGGTAACATTACACAAAAGCAAAGATATGAGAGAAAGCTAAAAATAAAGGATAATAGATGA
- a CDS encoding OmpA family protein, which yields MKINKNNEDQSSFWVSYADLMAGLLFVFMLLIGAVVVKYVLTQNTLENKEQAIIAALANLKDAQGKNFTLEELNEALKSELSKISDENINLKKSNEIFVIQIDALKEKLAQLINANKDANASIKELNASIFDLNQKMIVLNDEISSKDRALTDANASSEKNLAKIAFLLEQVSQREARYDELLRDLNVTRDRVKNLTGIRVKVISALKDRLGSSIEIDPNSGALKLSSSVLFDKGSAVLKEEVKEELKATLSKYFDVLLNDKDIASNIDQIIIEGFTDSDGSYIYNLELSQKRAYAVMEFINSFSDDVRLRKLLVASGRSYNELVFKDGAEDKDASRRIEIKFSLSNKEAINEIEKFLEFKGD from the coding sequence ATGAAAATAAACAAAAATAACGAAGATCAATCAAGCTTTTGGGTTTCGTACGCAGACTTGATGGCGGGTCTGCTCTTTGTTTTTATGCTACTAATCGGCGCTGTCGTCGTAAAATACGTTCTAACTCAAAACACCCTTGAAAATAAAGAGCAAGCCATCATCGCAGCTTTAGCAAATTTAAAAGATGCTCAGGGTAAAAATTTTACCCTTGAAGAGCTAAATGAAGCCCTAAAAAGCGAGCTTTCAAAGATAAGCGACGAAAATATAAATTTAAAAAAATCAAATGAAATTTTTGTCATCCAAATAGACGCTCTAAAAGAAAAGCTAGCTCAGCTAATAAATGCAAACAAGGACGCAAATGCGAGCATAAAAGAACTAAATGCTAGTATTTTTGATCTAAATCAAAAGATGATCGTGCTAAATGATGAAATTTCATCAAAAGATAGAGCGCTTACCGATGCAAATGCAAGTAGCGAGAAAAATTTAGCCAAGATCGCATTTTTGCTAGAGCAAGTGAGCCAAAGAGAGGCTAGATATGATGAGCTTTTAAGGGACTTAAACGTCACTCGTGACAGGGTCAAAAACCTAACTGGCATAAGGGTAAAAGTGATCTCAGCTCTAAAAGATAGGCTAGGATCGAGCATCGAGATCGATCCAAACTCAGGCGCGCTAAAGCTTAGCTCCTCAGTACTTTTTGATAAGGGCAGTGCGGTCTTAAAAGAAGAGGTCAAAGAGGAGTTAAAGGCCACTCTTAGTAAATATTTCGACGTGCTTTTAAATGATAAAGATATCGCATCAAATATTGATCAAATTATAATTGAGGGCTTTACAGATAGCGACGGAAGCTATATTTATAACTTGGAGCTTTCACAAAAAAGAGCATACGCGGTTATGGAGTTTATAAATTCATTTAGTGACGATGTGCGCCTTAGAAAGCTGCTCGTGGCAAGTGGACGAAGCTACAACGAGTTAGTTTTTAAAGATGGAGCCGAAGATAAGGACGCTTCAAGGCGCATCGAGATCAAATTTTCACTCTCAAACAAAGAGGCTATCAATGAGATAGAGAAATTTTTGGAGTTTAAGGGTGATTGA
- a CDS encoding MotA/TolQ/ExbB proton channel family protein, with product MQNQNDFSELSVPKERQAHSFFVFFKVIFIPLAIYILAILAYLGVINFQMKLHTIVMMGVILFVAFIFSRHSALVAYSNFLANAKEYKIRLKEFIIAHLFEISSVKKANAKFEDFFESYTRNFRNDNLANIGQAVFPMLGILGTFISIAISMPSFSSSTANGLEKEIAILLNGVATAFYVSIYGIFLALWWMFFEKIGISKFERFYSEQKELSREFFWQENELNANFMKASVGYFKDSHDTFKMVLDDKFVKELSEQTNEKFNSLKELCEVEKNIINQSKAELSASLKMLNEASLKQDEFVKIHSDILKAVGAFSNAFKDMEVKILTEHAKLGEIFSRNLNATKESQLKFEQTIKSFDAILKEFSLSLMKEQNEALKAFRTSLVESATIFKAAYEQEGRSLEREKERESLIAELKKNIDEIDKEANSVIEKIENLVQ from the coding sequence ATGCAAAATCAAAATGATTTTAGTGAGCTAAGCGTACCAAAAGAGCGCCAAGCTCACTCTTTCTTTGTTTTTTTTAAAGTTATCTTTATCCCTTTAGCTATCTACATCTTGGCGATACTAGCGTATCTTGGCGTTATAAATTTTCAGATGAAGCTTCACACCATCGTGATGATGGGCGTTATACTCTTTGTCGCTTTTATCTTTTCACGTCACAGCGCTTTAGTCGCTTACTCAAATTTCTTAGCAAATGCTAAAGAGTACAAAATAAGGCTAAAAGAATTTATCATTGCTCACCTCTTTGAAATTTCAAGCGTCAAAAAGGCAAACGCTAAATTTGAAGATTTTTTCGAGAGCTACACAAGAAATTTTAGAAATGACAACCTAGCAAATATCGGCCAAGCAGTCTTTCCTATGCTTGGAATTTTAGGCACATTTATTAGTATCGCTATCTCCATGCCAAGCTTTAGCTCAAGCACCGCAAACGGACTTGAAAAAGAGATCGCCATACTGCTAAACGGCGTGGCCACAGCGTTTTATGTATCGATATATGGCATATTTTTAGCGCTTTGGTGGATGTTTTTTGAAAAGATCGGCATTAGTAAATTTGAGAGATTTTACAGCGAGCAAAAAGAGTTAAGCCGTGAGTTTTTCTGGCAGGAAAATGAGCTAAATGCAAATTTCATGAAAGCCTCTGTTGGCTACTTTAAAGATAGTCACGATACCTTTAAAATGGTGCTTGATGATAAATTTGTAAAAGAGCTAAGCGAGCAGACAAATGAGAAATTTAACAGTCTAAAAGAGCTTTGTGAGGTTGAGAAAAATATCATCAATCAAAGCAAGGCAGAGCTCAGCGCAAGTTTAAAAATGCTAAATGAAGCTAGCCTAAAACAAGATGAATTTGTAAAAATCCACTCCGATATATTAAAGGCAGTTGGCGCGTTTTCTAATGCCTTTAAAGATATGGAGGTTAAAATTTTAACCGAGCATGCAAAACTTGGCGAAATTTTTAGTAGAAATTTAAACGCTACAAAAGAGAGCCAGCTAAAATTTGAGCAGACTATAAAGAGCTTTGATGCCATTTTAAAAGAATTTTCTCTATCTTTGATGAAAGAGCAAAACGAGGCATTAAAGGCATTTAGAACCTCGCTTGTTGAGAGTGCGACGATATTTAAGGCAGCTTACGAGCAGGAGGGCAGGAGCTTGGAGCGTGAAAAAGAGCGCGAGAGCCTCATTGCTGAGCTTAAAAAGAACATAGACGAGATCGATAAAGAAGCAAATTCTGTAATAGAAAAGATCGAAAATCTAGTGCAATGA
- the fbaA gene encoding class II fructose-bisphosphate aldolase has protein sequence MGVLDIVKPGVLSGDDVTKLYAYAKEQGFAIPAVNVVGSDSVNAVLEAAKVANSPVIVQFSNGGAGFYAGKACENAAVLGAIAGAKHVHLLAKAYGVPVILHTDHAARKLLPWIDELVKASHEYKKTHGVPLFSSHMLDLSEENINENLSTCEKYLKELSELGISLEIELGVTGGEEDGVDNTSVDNALLYTQPEDVALAYERLSKISDKFSIAASFGNVHGVYKPGNVVLRPEILKNSQAYVAKKFNTKSDKPVNFVFHGGSGSELKDIKNAVSYGVIKMNIDTDTQWAFWDGVREYEAKNRAYLQGQIGNPEGDDKPNKKYYDPRKWLRSGEESMVKRLQTAFSDLNCLNRN, from the coding sequence ATGGGCGTTTTAGATATCGTAAAACCTGGTGTTTTAAGCGGAGATGATGTAACAAAACTTTATGCTTATGCCAAAGAGCAAGGTTTTGCAATACCTGCTGTAAATGTCGTAGGCAGCGACTCAGTAAATGCTGTTTTAGAAGCGGCAAAGGTTGCTAACTCGCCTGTTATCGTTCAGTTTAGTAATGGCGGTGCAGGTTTTTACGCTGGTAAAGCCTGCGAAAACGCAGCCGTTCTTGGTGCGATCGCTGGAGCAAAGCATGTTCATTTGCTAGCCAAAGCTTATGGCGTGCCAGTCATTTTACATACAGACCATGCTGCTAGAAAGCTTTTACCTTGGATAGATGAGCTAGTAAAAGCAAGTCATGAGTATAAAAAAACTCACGGCGTGCCACTTTTTAGCTCTCACATGCTTGATCTTAGCGAAGAGAATATCAATGAAAATTTAAGCACGTGCGAGAAGTATCTAAAAGAGCTTAGCGAGCTTGGCATCAGCTTAGAGATCGAGCTTGGCGTCACTGGAGGCGAAGAAGATGGCGTAGATAACACAAGTGTTGATAACGCACTTCTTTACACTCAGCCAGAAGATGTCGCGCTTGCTTATGAAAGACTAAGTAAGATAAGCGATAAATTTAGCATCGCAGCTAGTTTTGGCAACGTTCACGGCGTTTATAAACCGGGCAATGTCGTGCTAAGACCAGAAATTCTTAAAAACTCACAAGCCTATGTCGCTAAGAAATTTAATACAAAAAGCGACAAGCCAGTAAATTTTGTATTTCATGGCGGTAGTGGCAGTGAGCTAAAAGATATCAAAAATGCTGTGAGCTACGGTGTTATCAAGATGAACATTGATACTGATACTCAGTGGGCTTTCTGGGACGGCGTACGCGAGTATGAGGCTAAAAATAGAGCATACTTGCAAGGTCAGATCGGCAACCCAGAAGGCGACGATAAACCAAATAAAAAATACTACGATCCAAGGAAATGGCTAAGAAGTGGCGAGGAGAGCATGGTTAAGCGCCTTCAGACTGCTTTTAGCGACTTAAACTGCCTAAATAGGAACTAA
- a CDS encoding peptidylprolyl isomerase — MKKFLFPAVLSLAAAVTLNAAVVATVDGDAISDSDISSLLSAAMPGFDASKLQPNEKKRIIDDLINRKLLLKDAKSSGIEKDVEYIKAVKAAQEGIAVELYMRKLFDGIKVSDNELKDFYNKNKASMNEPAQAKARHILVEDEKTANDIIAQLKNLKGEALTKKFAELASQKSIDKGSAAHGGALGWFGQSQMVKPFADAAFSMANGTVSTKPVKTQFGYHVILKEDGKAAGTVSFEQAKAEIEQAVKMEKFQAAVRQKSEALRQKAKIEYK; from the coding sequence ATGAAAAAATTTTTGTTTCCAGCAGTTTTAAGTTTAGCAGCAGCTGTTACTCTAAATGCAGCAGTAGTTGCAACAGTTGATGGTGATGCTATAAGCGATAGCGATATTTCAAGCCTTTTATCAGCAGCTATGCCAGGTTTTGACGCTAGCAAGCTTCAACCAAATGAAAAAAAACGTATAATCGACGATCTAATAAATAGAAAACTTCTTTTAAAAGATGCTAAGTCAAGCGGTATCGAAAAAGATGTAGAGTACATCAAAGCTGTAAAAGCAGCGCAAGAAGGCATCGCAGTTGAGCTTTATATGAGAAAGCTTTTTGACGGCATAAAAGTAAGTGATAACGAACTAAAAGATTTTTACAATAAAAACAAAGCAAGTATGAACGAGCCAGCTCAAGCAAAAGCAAGGCATATCCTAGTTGAAGATGAAAAAACAGCAAACGACATCATCGCTCAACTTAAAAATTTAAAAGGTGAGGCGCTAACAAAGAAATTCGCAGAGCTTGCAAGCCAAAAATCAATCGACAAAGGCTCAGCAGCACATGGTGGCGCACTTGGCTGGTTTGGTCAAAGCCAAATGGTAAAACCTTTTGCAGACGCAGCATTTTCAATGGCTAATGGCACAGTTTCAACTAAACCAGTTAAAACTCAGTTTGGCTACCATGTTATCTTAAAAGAAGATGGCAAAGCTGCTGGCACTGTAAGCTTTGAGCAAGCAAAAGCAGAGATCGAGCAAGCTGTTAAAATGGAGAAATTTCAAGCTGCTGTTAGACAAAAAAGTGAAGCTCTACGCCAAAAAGCAAAGATAGAATACAAATAA
- the nth gene encoding endonuclease III — protein MRTKKDILEIKTRLLEEFKDAKSELKFRNLYELLVCVMLSAQCTDKRVNLITPALFEAYKDVYELASANLASLKLMINSCSFFNNKAVNLIKMANSVVELYNGEIPLDEEKLKALAGVGQKTAHVVLLEATNANVMAVDTHVFRVAHRLDLSHAKTPEATEADLSHAFKTDLGKLHQAMVLFGRYTCKAKKPLCYECILNDLCNSKDKVI, from the coding sequence ATGAGAACAAAAAAAGATATTTTAGAGATAAAAACAAGACTTCTAGAAGAGTTTAAAGACGCCAAAAGCGAGCTTAAATTTAGAAATTTATATGAGCTACTTGTCTGTGTCATGCTCTCAGCCCAGTGCACCGATAAGAGAGTAAATTTAATAACTCCAGCTTTATTTGAAGCATATAAAGATGTCTATGAGCTAGCAAGTGCGAATTTAGCAAGCCTAAAACTAATGATAAACTCATGCAGCTTTTTTAATAACAAAGCGGTGAATTTAATCAAAATGGCAAACAGCGTGGTTGAGCTTTATAATGGAGAAATTCCGCTTGATGAAGAGAAACTAAAAGCCCTTGCTGGAGTTGGACAAAAGACCGCCCATGTCGTGCTTTTAGAAGCTACAAATGCAAATGTTATGGCTGTTGATACGCACGTTTTTAGAGTGGCGCACAGACTTGATCTTAGTCATGCAAAGACGCCAGAAGCCACTGAAGCTGATCTTAGCCATGCCTTTAAAACAGATCTTGGTAAGCTTCATCAAGCCATGGTACTCTTTGGACGTTACACCTGTAAAGCCAAAAAACCACTTTGCTATGAGTGTATCTTAAATGATCTTTGTAACAGCAAGGACAAGGTTATTTAA
- the dsbD gene encoding protein-disulfide reductase DsbD — MFLKFLFSLILFASSLFAEVLDVSKAFVLTPSIDSQNVEVKFNFGENIYLYKESFEIKLAGKKINELLNLPSSENTGEYEIYPKDFSIFIPLNLVKENLSNGKAILDINYQGCAKNGICYRPQSKIYEITDQAGKFSIATFKKEQKNDTDSFAEEFSSEQDIANGLGDKNFFISLLTFFGYGLLLSLTPCVFPMIPILSSIIVSKGANLNAKKGFLLSFVYVVAMSLAYALAGVAASLLGFGIAGALQNIYVLGTFAAIFVILSFSMFGFYDIKLPAKFENLISKKSQNSSGYVGIFIMGFASALIVSPCVAAPLAGALLYIAQSGNVFYGGIMLFVMGLGMGVPLLIIGLSSGKLLPKPGSWMDEVKKFFGFLMLIMAIWILARVLGEFFELLGYGIIGVFMAVYFGAFEVAEQSWAKFKKAFFILVFIYSVMLIVGSFLGSKEAFSPLSGLNLAKSDSALKFNSVKNLDELNEIIKNSKKPVLVDFYADWCVSCKEIEKITFKDSDVMDALANFALIRIDVTNGGSQNDEMLRNFGLIDPPALLLFNGGDELKFLRTIGFIDAKNFLAKLEKIK; from the coding sequence ATGTTTTTAAAATTTCTTTTTTCGCTTATTTTATTTGCAAGCTCGCTTTTTGCTGAGGTTTTAGATGTTAGCAAAGCCTTTGTCTTAACTCCAAGCATTGATAGTCAAAATGTTGAAGTGAAGTTTAACTTTGGTGAAAATATCTATCTTTATAAAGAGAGTTTTGAGATTAAACTAGCTGGCAAAAAGATAAATGAGCTATTAAATTTACCAAGTAGTGAAAATACGGGAGAATATGAAATTTATCCAAAAGATTTTTCGATTTTTATCCCATTAAATTTGGTAAAAGAAAATCTTTCAAATGGCAAAGCAATACTTGACATTAACTATCAAGGCTGTGCTAAAAACGGCATTTGCTACCGTCCGCAAAGTAAAATTTATGAGATAACTGACCAAGCTGGAAAATTTAGCATCGCCACTTTTAAAAAAGAGCAAAAAAACGATACCGACAGCTTTGCTGAAGAATTTTCTAGCGAGCAAGATATCGCAAATGGGCTTGGAGATAAAAATTTCTTTATTTCACTTCTTACTTTTTTTGGTTATGGTCTCTTGCTTTCACTAACACCTTGCGTCTTCCCGATGATACCGATACTTTCAAGCATAATCGTCTCAAAAGGTGCTAATTTAAATGCAAAAAAAGGCTTTTTATTATCATTTGTTTATGTTGTCGCGATGAGCCTAGCTTACGCACTAGCTGGAGTGGCAGCTAGCCTACTTGGCTTTGGTATCGCAGGAGCTTTGCAAAATATCTATGTACTTGGCACTTTTGCGGCCATTTTTGTCATTTTAAGCTTTAGTATGTTTGGATTTTATGATATAAAATTGCCAGCAAAATTTGAAAATTTAATAAGTAAAAAATCTCAAAATAGTTCAGGCTATGTTGGAATTTTTATTATGGGTTTTGCCTCAGCTCTCATCGTATCACCTTGCGTAGCAGCACCACTAGCGGGCGCGCTTCTTTATATCGCTCAAAGTGGAAATGTCTTTTATGGTGGCATTATGCTTTTTGTCATGGGGCTTGGCATGGGCGTGCCACTACTTATTATCGGGCTAAGCTCTGGAAAACTCTTGCCAAAACCTGGTAGCTGGATGGATGAAGTGAAAAAATTCTTTGGTTTTTTGATGCTCATCATGGCGATTTGGATCCTTGCGCGTGTGCTTGGAGAATTTTTTGAGCTATTAGGATATGGCATTATAGGCGTCTTTATGGCAGTTTATTTTGGCGCATTTGAAGTAGCAGAGCAAAGCTGGGCTAAGTTCAAAAAAGCGTTTTTTATCCTAGTTTTTATATATTCAGTTATGCTAATAGTTGGTTCATTTTTGGGCTCAAAGGAGGCTTTTTCTCCGCTTTCTGGACTAAATTTGGCAAAAAGTGATAGTGCGTTAAAATTTAATTCCGTTAAAAATTTAGATGAACTAAATGAGATAATAAAAAACTCAAAAAAGCCCGTTCTAGTAGATTTTTATGCTGATTGGTGTGTAAGCTGCAAAGAGATAGAAAAGATCACTTTTAAAGATAGTGATGTTATGGATGCTTTGGCAAATTTTGCACTTATTCGTATCGATGTAACAAATGGTGGATCACAAAATGATGAGATGCTAAGAAATTTTGGGCTTATTGATCCGCCTGCACTCTTGCTATTTAATGGTGGCGATGAGCTAAAATTTCTTAGAACTATCGGCTTTATAGATGCTAAAAATTTTCTAGCAAAGCTTGAGAAAATTAAATAA
- the ppk2 gene encoding polyphosphate kinase 2 has translation MSKDKKHQKSEKLGYEEELRLLQIELLKFQNYVKEKGLRVLMLMEGRDAAGKGGTIKRLTEHLNPRGCRIVALAKPSDVEKTQWYFQRYVTHLPSAGEIVIFDRSWYNRAGVEPVMGFCTQEEHKEFLREVPKFEEMIINSGIIFFKIYLSITKDEQKKRFKERQNDPLKQFKISPVDQKAQELWDQYSIAKYSMLLASHNSISPWVIVSSDNKKEARLNVFKFILSHVEYPKKINDYLEFDKNVVRDGSEEIKRIEEGLNKDKLKSID, from the coding sequence ATGTCAAAAGACAAAAAACACCAAAAAAGTGAGAAACTTGGCTACGAGGAAGAGCTTAGACTACTTCAAATTGAACTTTTAAAATTTCAAAATTACGTAAAAGAAAAAGGTCTTAGAGTGCTCATGCTAATGGAAGGGCGCGACGCAGCCGGCAAAGGAGGAACTATAAAACGCCTAACTGAGCATCTAAATCCAAGGGGTTGCCGTATAGTAGCGCTTGCTAAGCCAAGTGATGTCGAAAAAACACAGTGGTACTTTCAAAGATATGTGACTCATCTGCCAAGTGCTGGAGAGATCGTGATCTTTGATAGAAGCTGGTACAATAGAGCTGGCGTTGAGCCAGTGATGGGCTTTTGCACACAAGAAGAGCATAAGGAATTTTTACGTGAAGTGCCAAAATTTGAAGAGATGATCATAAACTCCGGCATAATTTTCTTTAAAATTTATCTTTCAATCACAAAAGATGAGCAGAAAAAACGCTTCAAAGAGAGACAAAATGATCCGTTAAAGCAGTTTAAAATTTCACCCGTTGATCAAAAAGCACAAGAACTTTGGGATCAATACTCTATCGCTAAATATTCTATGCTTCTTGCCTCTCACAATAGCATTTCACCATGGGTCATCGTCTCAAGCGATAATAAAAAAGAAGCTAGGCTAAATGTCTTTAAATTTATCCTAAGTCACGTTGAATATCCAAAAAAGATAAATGACTACTTAGAATTTGACAAAAACGTCGTGAGAGATGGAAGTGAAGAGATAAAACGCATAGAAGAAGGGCTAAATAAAGACAAGTTAAAGAGTATTGATTAA